The Pontibacter sp. SGAir0037 DNA segment AAACCAGCCGAAGGTATAGACCAGCGCCTATACCTAACCTTCGATAACCAAAAGCTACCTCTTCTGGAGCATTTACTGCGCCAGTTGGAAGTACAGAGCATGATCATCTTTACTTCCCGAAAATCGAATGTAAGCCAGATTGTCAGATCTTTACAGAAGATGGGCTTTGAAGCGGAGGGCATACAATCCGACATGAACCAGGATGAGCGGGAGAAGGCACTACAAGGGTTCAAAAACAAACAATATCAGATACTGGTAGCGACCGATATTCTTTCCAGGGGTATTGATATAGACAGCCTGAGCCACGTGGTAAACTTTGACATGCCACAGGATGCCGAAGATTATGTGCACCGGGTAGGACGTACTGCCAGAGCTGCATCAACCGGAATGGCCATTACCTTTGTAAATGAAAAAGACATGTACCGGGTGCAGAAGGTAGAGCGGCTTATAGAGCGCGAACTTCCGAAACTGCCTTTACCGGAAGACTTTGGTCCAGGCCCTGCCTATGATCCTACACGCCGGGATGACAAAAGCGGCAGAAACAAAAGCAGGAACCCGAATGCCAGACCCGATAACAAAGACAAACGCAGCAAGCACCATCGGGGAGAAAGTAAAAACCGGTCCAGGCCAAAGCCGGAACAGGCTGGCACAGCACCTACAGCACAAGCTGTAGAACAGGCACAGGCAGGACAGGCACCAGCTTCAGGTCAACCTCGCAAAAACAATAGAAACAGAAATAGAAACCGCAACAAACCTTTGGGACCAAAACCTGAAAAAACTGACAGTTAATGAAAAGCCTTCCGAATGGAAGGCTTTTTTGTTCTTCAACAAGTAGTTTATATCCTATATAGCCTATACTATATAAAGCGAGATACCGTTTTAGTATTTATATAATACAGTAACAATCATTATAACATCATACAAAATTGTTTTAGCATTACCGAGCTAAATCGTTTAATAGTCTTAATCGAAGATTATTTTTAATTAATTTTAACTAAAAAAATAGTTAATGTTAGAACAATTGTTATCTTTGGATAAATAATTTACCTACCGGCAGTAAAGTGCGAGAGTGAGAAAGAGCAAGTGAAGTCTGCAGTATAGGCTATACCTCGTTTTCTAATTTTTCAACAATAAATGTTATGAGACAAGCTTTCCTCCTCTTCTTTCTCTGCTGCTGTTTTACAGCATCCTATGCACAAACCATTTTACCAGTTTCGGATGGCGTTATAAAAGGAGTTGTAGCAGACTCCGCCAATGCCGCTAAATTAGGTTTTGTTACAGTTGTACTAAAAGAGGCTGGCAAAGATCAGGCTATCAAAAGTACCTACACCAAAGACAACGGCTCTTTTGAAATAAGTGGTTTACCGTACAACAAGTACCAGCTCATTATAAACTACATGGGCTATCAACGCAAAACCATCGATATTGCAAACCTCTCCGCCACCCATACGACCGTCGATCTGGGGAGCATTCTTCTCACCTCTACAACCACACAGTTAAAAGAGGTAGAAGTAACTGCCGAAAAGCTGCTGGTAACGCAGGATGTAGATAAAATTGCCTATAACGTTGATGCAGACCCCGAAAGCCAGACACTCACAGCCCTGGACATGCTGCGGAAAGTACCACTTTTAAGTGTGGATGCCGAAGACAATATTCAGTTGAATGGCAGTGGCAGCTACAGAATCCTTATTAATGGTAAAACCTCGTCTCTTTTTGTGCGCAACCCGAAAGATGTGTTTAAAAGTATGCCCGCCAGCACGATCAAAAGCATCGAGGTTATCACCAACCCTCCTTCCAAATATGAGGCAGAGGGTGTAGGCGGCATCATTAACATTATCACACACAAGAAAAACATTGGAGGCTATAATGGTTCAATTAACCTGGGAGTAAGCGAACCAAGAGGAGTAAACGCAGGTGGTTATTTAACAGCCAAAGCAGGCAAATTCGGTTTCTCAGGCTACTTCGGCCAAAGCACCTACTACAGCCCTACAAGCAGAAACTATTCGCTACGGGAAGACCGGATATTTAATACCGAATTAGAACAAATCGGCAGAAGCAACAGCGAAGGAAACTTCCAGTATTTTAGTGGTGAGGTAAGTTTTGAGCTCGACACCCTTAACCTGTTTACAGCCAACTATAACTTTAACATAAGCAACGGAGAAAATACCAATTTCCAGGACGTAAACCAGGTGGATTATACAGGCCAGCCAATTCGTGCTTTCTCCCGCATTTCAGATGGCACCAACGAATGGAGTGGCAACGACTTTGGTGTTGATTACCAGCGCACCTTTAAAAAGAGCAAAGAGCAGCTTTTTACCCTTTCTTATAAGTACAATTCCAGCGGTAACGGTAGCTTATCTAACTTCAGAACCGAGCCTCGCCTAAACTACAGCTCTGAAGCTTATGCTACCGAAAACGATGGCAGATCGACCGAACATACTGTTCAGGCAGACTATGTACAGCCAATTAAGAAACACACCTTCGAAGTTGGTGTAAAAGGTATTTTCAGGCTTAACAGCAGCGACTATTTTTATAAACGGTTTACAAACATTGATCTGGGAACATACGAGCTTGTACCGGAACTGAGCAACAACTTCGACTACAGGCAGGACATTTATGCAGCTTACTCTTCCATTAACCTGAAAAAAGACAAATGGGGCATGAAGGTGGGCCTCCGTTTAGAAGAAACTGTAATTGATGCAAATTTCAGATCGTCTAAAAGGTTTGTGGAACAGGATTACTTTAACCCGATCCCGAACGTAACCATATCGCGCATGCTCAAAAGTATGAGCTCAGTCCGGTTTTCTTATACACAGCGAATTGAACGACCGAGCCTGTACCTGATTAACCCATACGTAAATGCGATAGATACTTTTAACATCAGCTATGGCAACCCTAAACTGGAGCCAGCCACTAACAATGTATTTACCCTGGCCTATAATACGTTTATAAAGGGCTCGTCTATCAATGCCAGTCTGTTCCATAACTTTACCAATAACTCCATCCAGCGCTATACCACTTTAGGTTCTGATTCTATCGCCAGAACTACCTACGAAAACATTGGCAAAAACAGGACCTATGGCCTATCGCTTTTCGGAAACACTACCTTATTTAAGAAACTCAGTATA contains these protein-coding regions:
- a CDS encoding DEAD/DEAH box helicase, producing the protein MGYNSPTPVQQQAIPLILDQKDIIACAQTGTGKTAAYLLPLIDRISHANASHTSTLVLVPTRELAKQIDEQVEGFGYFASVSSIAIYGGNKGGEWDQQKRALTSGADIIIATPGRLMSHMALGYVKLDQLDYLVLDEADKMLDMGFMDDILKIVRQLPTKRQTLLFSATMPRKIRELAKQILQQPEEINLAISKPAEGIDQRLYLTFDNQKLPLLEHLLRQLEVQSMIIFTSRKSNVSQIVRSLQKMGFEAEGIQSDMNQDEREKALQGFKNKQYQILVATDILSRGIDIDSLSHVVNFDMPQDAEDYVHRVGRTARAASTGMAITFVNEKDMYRVQKVERLIERELPKLPLPEDFGPGPAYDPTRRDDKSGRNKSRNPNARPDNKDKRSKHHRGESKNRSRPKPEQAGTAPTAQAVEQAQAGQAPASGQPRKNNRNRNRNRNKPLGPKPEKTDS
- a CDS encoding outer membrane beta-barrel family protein; amino-acid sequence: MRQAFLLFFLCCCFTASYAQTILPVSDGVIKGVVADSANAAKLGFVTVVLKEAGKDQAIKSTYTKDNGSFEISGLPYNKYQLIINYMGYQRKTIDIANLSATHTTVDLGSILLTSTTTQLKEVEVTAEKLLVTQDVDKIAYNVDADPESQTLTALDMLRKVPLLSVDAEDNIQLNGSGSYRILINGKTSSLFVRNPKDVFKSMPASTIKSIEVITNPPSKYEAEGVGGIINIITHKKNIGGYNGSINLGVSEPRGVNAGGYLTAKAGKFGFSGYFGQSTYYSPTSRNYSLREDRIFNTELEQIGRSNSEGNFQYFSGEVSFELDTLNLFTANYNFNISNGENTNFQDVNQVDYTGQPIRAFSRISDGTNEWSGNDFGVDYQRTFKKSKEQLFTLSYKYNSSGNGSLSNFRTEPRLNYSSEAYATENDGRSTEHTVQADYVQPIKKHTFEVGVKGIFRLNSSDYFYKRFTNIDLGTYELVPELSNNFDYRQDIYAAYSSINLKKDKWGMKVGLRLEETVIDANFRSSKRFVEQDYFNPIPNVTISRMLKSMSSVRFSYTQRIERPSLYLINPYVNAIDTFNISYGNPKLEPATNNVFTLAYNTFIKGSSINASLFHNFTNNSIQRYTTLGSDSIARTTYENIGKNRTYGLSLFGNTTLFKKLSINLNGTLNYVQLNSFVDGQPQDNSGLTANIFAYSSYRFEKDWRLSGNIGYNSPSVLLQGRSAGYMFNSLSLSKQFLKENKATVNFSVSNPFQKERRYFNEVQGPEFTQLMESYFIQRRFNLSFNYRFGKLKGDIARKKRGIKNDDLSGGGGEQKSGN